The following proteins come from a genomic window of Trifolium pratense cultivar HEN17-A07 linkage group LG4, ARS_RC_1.1, whole genome shotgun sequence:
- the LOC123921711 gene encoding cyclin-U2-1-like: MASSSLTISPRKLHYDLYSYSYKEDSNTPLVINVLASLIERNMARTQRIVKNCSKNLSKAITTKIFDCREIPDLTIQSYLERIFRYTRAGPSVYVVAYVYIDRFCQNNVGFRINSRNVHRLLITTIMVASKYVEDMNFRNSYFAKVGGLTTSELNELELEFLFMMNFKLHVNVSVFESYCCHLEREVSIGGGYHIERTLRCAEEIKENGYTQIARVML, encoded by the exons atggcatcttcttcattaacaatTTCTCCAAGAAAGCTACACTATGATTTATACTCCTATTCATACAAAGAAGATTCAAACACACCATTAGTGATAAATGTTCTAGCTTCATTAATTGAAAGGAACATGGCAAGAACACAAAGAATTGTGAAAAATTGTTCTAAGAATTTATCCAAAGCAATTAccacaaaaatatttgattgtAGAGAGATTCCTGATTTGACCATTCAATCTTATTTAGAGAGAATTTTTAGATACACACGTGCTGGACCTTCGGTTTATGTTGTAGCTTATGTTTATATTGATCggttttgtcaaaataatgtTGGGTTTAGAATCAATTCAAGAAATGTTCATAGACTTCTCATAACAACCATTATGGTTGCTTCTAAGTATGTTGAAGATAT gaatttcagaaattCATACTTTGCAAAAGTTGGTGGTTTAACAACGAGTGAATTGAATGAGTTGGAGCTTGAATTTCTTTTCATGATGAATTTTAAATTACATGTTAATGTGAGTGTATTTGAGAGCTATTGTTGCCATTTGGAGAGAGAAGTAAGCATTGGAGGAGGGTACCATATTGAAAGGACCTTAAGGTGTGCtgaagaaatcaaagaaaatggTTACACACAAATTGCACGTGTAATGTTGTAG
- the LOC123923345 gene encoding protein transport protein Sec61 subunit beta-like: MALGGGAPQRGSAAATASMRRRKTAGGGASGGAAGTMLQFYTDDAPGLKISPNVVLVMSIGFIAFVAVLHVMGKLYFREA; encoded by the coding sequence ATGGCTTTAGGAGGAGGAGCTCCCCAAAGAGGAAGTGCTGCAGCTACTGCAAGCATGAGGAGAAGGAAAACAGCAGGTGGTGGGGCATCTGGAGGAGCAGCTGGTACTATGCTTCAATTTTACACTGATGATGCTCCCGGACTCAAAATCTCTCCTAATGTTGTTCTTGTAATGAGCATTGGATTTATAGCTTTTGTTGCTGTTCTTCATGTGATGGGAAAGCTGTATTTCAGGGAGGCTTAA
- the LOC123923346 gene encoding probable LRR receptor-like serine/threonine-protein kinase IRK: protein MQDQFIIILCLFLVLFNPFLVISLYQPFNEDMLGLIVFKAGLEDPKNKLSSWNEDDYSPCNWEGVKCDPTTNRVASLVLDGFSLSGHIGKSLMKLQFLQILSLSKNNFTGEINHDLLVTLWNLKVVDLSENSLFGTIPDELFRQCWSLRVLSLAKNNLSGTIPDSLSSCFSLASLNFSSNRLSGELHSGMWFLKELQSLDLSNNLLDGEIPEGIQNLYDLRELRLRRNFFTGRIPESIGNCLLLKLIDFGDNLLTDEIPESIQRLTSSTFLSLQGNSLNGSIPHWIIELNNLEILDLSSNRFFGLIPNGIGGLKSLQVLNFSNNNIFGSIPVSIRELKSLYILDLSDNKINGSIPCEIEGAISLNELRLQRNLLGGRIPVQIAKCSALTSMNLAHNKLIGSIPSSIADLTNLQHADFSWNKLTGTLPKKLTNLTHLSSFNVSYNNLQGELPIGGFFKKISASFVSGNPLLCGSVLNHSCSSYHPKPIVLNPNSNYNNSRTSLQNQHHHHHKIMLSISVFIAIGAAISIVVGVIVVSFLNIHVRSSNSHSNFPFGLPDGKDYRSSPEKDPKCGKVVMFNGDVEFTDEPNNLLKEGNEIGRGGFGIVYCVVLRDQKSVAIKKLIGSSLTKLHDDFEEEVQKLGKIRHQNLVAIDGYYWNSTFQLIIYEYFSRGNLHKLLHDDNSKIVFSWSARFKVILGIAKGLAYLHQMNIIHYNMKSTNVFIDFCDEPKIGDFGLVNLLPTLDHCVLSSKIQSALGYTAPEFACRTVNITEKCDVYGFGILVLEIVSGKRPVEYMDDDVVVLCDMVRSSLEDGKVEQCVDEKLVGNFSLEEAIPMIKLGLVCSSHVPSNRPNMAEVVNILETIECSSEGQQEELQ, encoded by the exons ATGCAAGATCAATTCATCATCATCCTATGTTTGTTTCTTGTTCTTTTCAATCCTTTCCTAGTGATCTCACTATACCAACCTTTCAATGAAGACATGTTAGGGTTGATTGTGTTCAAAGCAGGTTTAGAAGATCCAAAAAACAAACTTTCTTCTTGGAATGAAGATGATTATAGTCCTTGCAATTGGGAAGGTGTCAAATGTGACCCCACAACAAATAGGGTAGCTTCTCTTGTTCTTGATGGATTCTCTCTTTCAGGACATATTGGTAAAAGCCTTATGAAATTACAGTTCCTTCAAATTCTATCACTTTCCAAGAACAATTTCACAGGGGAAATAAACCATGATCTTCTTGTTACTCTTTGGAATCTAAAAgttgttgatttgagtgaaaaTAGTTTGTTCGGAACAATTCCGGATGAACTTTTTCGACAATGTTGGTCGTTAAGAGTTTTATCTCTCGCGAAAAACAATCTCTCGGGTACAATTCCTGACTCATTGAGTTCATGCTTCTCGTTAGCAAGTTTGAACTTTTCGTCTAACCGATTAAGTGGTGAGTTACATTCTGGAATGTGGTTTTTGAAGGAGCTTCAATCGCTTGATCTCTCGAATAATTTGCTTGATGGAGAGATTCCTGAAGGAATTCAAAATCTATATGATTTGAGAGAGTTAAGGTTAAGGAGGAACTTTTTCACCGGTAGGATACCGGAGAGTATAGGAAACTGTTTACTTTTGAAGTTGATCGATTTCGGTGATAATCTTCTAACCGATGAAATTCCGGAGTCGATACAAAGACTCACCTCAAGCACATTTTTAAGTTTGCAAGGGAATTCTCTCAATGGAAGTATTCCACACTGGATAATAGAATTGAACAATCTTGAGATATTGGATCTTTCTTCTAATAGATTTTTCGGTTTGATTCCAAATGGTATTGGTGGTCTTAAAAGCTTGCAAGTGTTGAATTTTTCCAACAACAATATCTTTGGGTCTATTCCAGTGAGTATAAGAGAGCTTAAATCTTTGTATATACTTGATTTGAGTGATAACAAGATTAATGGAAGCATTCCTTGTGAAATAGAAGGAGCAATTTCACTTAATGAATTGAGGTTACAAAGAAATTTGTTAGGTGGAAGAATTCCAGTCCAAATTGCAAAATGTTCAGCACTCACATCTAT GAATCTTGCACACAACAAGCTTATTGGTTCAATCCCTTCATCAATTGCAGACCTAACAAATCTTCAACATGCAGATTTTTCATGGAACAAACTCACTGGAACTTTACCTAAAAAGCTCACAAATCTTACACATCTTTCCTCATTCAATGTTTCCTATAACAATCTTCAAGGTGAATTACCAATTGGTggattcttcaaaaaaatctcTGCTTCATTTGTTTCTGGAAATCCATTGTTATGTGGTTCTGTTCTTAACCACTCTTGTTCATCTTATCATCCAAAACCTATTGTCTTAAACCCTAATTCAAATTACAACAATTCAAGAACTTCATTACAAaaccaacatcatcatcatcataagaTAATGCTTAGTATTTCTGTTTTTATTGCTATTGGTGCAGCTATTTCTATTGTTGTTGGTGTTATTGTTGTTAGTTTTTTGAATATTCATGTTAGGTCTTCAAATTCACATTCTAATTTTCCATTTGGATTACCTGATGGGAAGGACTATAGATCTTCGCCGGAAAAAGATCCGAAATGTGGAAAAGTTGTGATGTTTAATGGTGATGTTGAATTTACCGATGAGCCGAATAATCTTCTTAAAGAAGGTAATGAAATCGGCCGCGGTGGATTTGGAATTGTTTATTGTGTTGTTCTTCGAGATCAGAAGTCTGTTGCAATCAAGAAGCTTATAGGTTCGAGTTTGACAAAGTTGCACGATGATTTTGAGGAAGAAGTTCAAAAACTTGGAAAAATTAGGCATCAAAATCTTGTGGCAATTGACGGGTATTATTGGAATTCAACATTTCAACTAATTATTTATGAGTACTTTTCTAGAGGGAATTTGCATAAGCTTCTTCATGATGATAATAGCAAAATTGTGTTTTCTTGGAGTGCAAGGTTCAAGGTTATTTTAGGAATTGCAAAAGGGTTGGCCTATTTACACCAAATGAACATAATCCATTATAATATGAAATCTACCAATGTTTTCATTGATTTTTGTGATGAACCAAAAATTGGAGATTTTGGTTTGGTGAATCTATTGCCAACTTTAGACCATTGTGTTTTGAGCAGCAAAATTCAAAGTGCACTTGGATACACGGCTCCTGAGTTTGCTTGTCGAACGGTTAACATAACCGAAAAATGCGACGTATATGGTTTTGGAATTTTGGTTCTAGAAATTGTGAGCGGAAAAAGACCCGTGGAATATAtggatgatgatgttgttgttctaTGTGACATGGTTAGAAGTTCATTGGAGGATGGAAAAGTTGAGCAATGTGTTGATGAGAAACTTGTTGGTAATTTTTCGCTCGAGGAAGCGATTCCTATGATTAAATTAGGGTTGGTTTGTTCATCACATGTACCATCAAATCGTCCGAATATGGCTGAGGTTGTTAACATATTAGAGACGATTGAATGCTCTTCGGAAGGACAACAAGAGGAATTACAATGA
- the LOC123922085 gene encoding putative bark agglutinin LECRPA3, translated as MALSFSNLATQKLFSSKFVFVILVTFFLAKKANSQNRVSFDITKFTRDQTADLIFLGSGIVYLDGVLSMPDPLRTGSLVGRVLYKYLVPIWDSSTGNVASFETSFTYEVLNFEHAPSDGLVFFLTDLANVTIPDNSREGLLGIADAKNAFNRFVGVEFDNYANPWDPNYAHIGINLNSLYSAKTMKWRWVYGEGYTKLKVNIKYDSPSSNLTVIVTDDDGQISTLSQMLDLKCLLPEMVAVGISGSSGNYQINDILSWSFTSVLNTATRSSFNNVINITSASY; from the coding sequence ATGGCTTTATCTTTCTCAAATCTTGCAACTCAAAAACTATTTTCATCCAAATTTGTTTTTGTCATCTTAGTAACTTTCTTTCTAGCAAAAAAAGCTAACTCACAAAATAGGGTTTCCTTCGACATCACGAAATTCACCCGTGATCAAACAGCTGATCTAATTTTCCTAGGAAGTGGCATTGTTTATCTCGATGGTGTCTTGTCGATGCCCGATCCACTTCGAACTGGTTCACTTGTAGGCCGTGTCTTGTATAAATATTTAGTGCCCATTTGGGACAGTAGTACTGGAAATGTTGCCAGTTTTGAAACTTCATTTACATACGAAGTACTGAACTTTGAACATGCGCCCAGTGATGGGCTGGTCTTCTTTCTTACGGACCTTGCAAATGTCACAATTCCGGACAACTCACGCGAAGGACTTCTCGGCATAGCTGATGCAAAGAATGCTTTCAATAGATTTGTTGGTGTAGAGTTTGACAATTATGCCAATCCATGGGATCCAAACTATGCACATATTGGTATTAACCTCAACTCATTATATTCAGCCAAAACAATGAAATGGAGATGGGTCTATGGGGAAGGTTATACAAAACTGAAAGTAAATATCAAATATGACTCTCCATCTAGTAACTTAACCGTGATCGTCACTGACGATGATGGTCAAATTTCCACACTTTCTCAAATGCTCGATTTGAAATGTTTGCTACCGGAGATGGTTGCGGTTGGTATATCTGGTTCGTCAGGGAACTATCAAATAAATGACATCCTTTCATGGTCTTTCACTTCAGTTTTGAACACAGCTACAAGGAGCAGTTTCAACAATGTCATTAATATTACTAGTGCAAGCTATTGA